A part of Solibacillus sp. FSL H8-0538 genomic DNA contains:
- the gerD gene encoding spore germination lipoprotein GerD encodes MFRRYFVLLLIPLFLIGCSDSKDNTSYDEMKKMMVDAIQTEDGKKAIRQLFEEQSFRELLVLETDEVKKATQETLLSKDAEDFWKKTFEDPKFKETIAKSMKKQQQELMKDLIKDPSYQEELITFFGQPDMQKQLETILKGTTLRKEMEKVVMETIENPLLQTKWQELIKKSGEATSANKSGSGSEDSTSTEKSSGEQ; translated from the coding sequence ATGTTTCGACGATATTTTGTACTGCTATTGATTCCTCTATTCCTCATTGGTTGCAGTGATTCCAAAGATAATACCTCATATGATGAAATGAAAAAAATGATGGTCGATGCCATTCAAACAGAGGACGGTAAGAAAGCCATTCGCCAACTGTTTGAAGAACAGAGCTTTCGCGAGTTGCTCGTTCTAGAAACGGACGAGGTTAAAAAGGCAACTCAAGAAACATTACTATCTAAAGACGCAGAGGATTTTTGGAAAAAAACATTTGAGGATCCAAAGTTTAAGGAAACAATAGCCAAGAGCATGAAGAAGCAGCAACAGGAATTAATGAAGGATTTGATTAAGGACCCGTCCTACCAAGAGGAATTAATTACGTTTTTTGGACAGCCTGACATGCAAAAACAACTCGAGACCATTTTAAAGGGCACGACACTTCGCAAGGAAATGGAGAAAGTCGTTATGGAAACGATTGAAAATCCTCTTTTGCAAACGAAATGGCAGGAGCTAATTAAGAAAAGCGGTGAAGCGACTTCCGCTAATAAATCGGGTTCCGGCTCTGAAGATAGTACCAGTACAGAAAAGTCCAGTGGTGAGCAATAA
- a CDS encoding P-loop NTPase, translated as MINEQQVREILGQLQDPFLHKTLAETNGLTNVSIKEEKKHISIKVAIAKTNTPEQMTLQMKIVEVLKENGADSVGIRFEELSQEALEAFRGQATESEAQDILSPLSSVQFISIASGKGGVGKSTVSVNMAVALARLGKKVGLIDADIYGFSVPDMMGVQDMPVVKEDRIYPVERLGVKVISMGFFVENNAPIVWRGPMLGKVLDQFFRDVEWGELDYLLLDLPPGTGDVALDIHQMLPSSKEIVVTTPHPTAAFVAARAGAMALQTNHEILGVVENMAWYESRTGEREYVFGQGGGPKLVEELRTELLGQIPLGQPDWTDADFAPSVYATDHPTGKLYLEMAEKVIGKLTN; from the coding sequence GTGATAAACGAACAACAAGTACGCGAAATTTTAGGACAATTACAAGACCCATTTTTACATAAAACCTTAGCTGAAACGAACGGTCTAACAAACGTATCAATTAAAGAAGAAAAGAAACACATTAGCATTAAAGTGGCGATTGCAAAAACGAATACACCAGAACAAATGACCCTACAAATGAAAATTGTAGAAGTGTTAAAAGAAAATGGTGCGGATTCAGTAGGGATTCGTTTCGAAGAACTTTCGCAGGAGGCACTAGAAGCATTCCGCGGTCAAGCAACGGAATCAGAAGCACAGGACATTTTATCTCCGCTTTCAAGCGTGCAGTTTATTTCGATCGCATCAGGTAAGGGCGGCGTTGGTAAATCAACGGTTTCTGTTAATATGGCGGTAGCGCTTGCCCGCCTTGGCAAAAAAGTTGGATTAATCGATGCCGATATTTACGGTTTCAGTGTACCAGACATGATGGGTGTACAAGATATGCCTGTTGTGAAGGAAGATCGTATTTATCCAGTAGAGCGACTGGGAGTGAAAGTCATTTCAATGGGCTTCTTCGTTGAAAATAATGCGCCAATCGTTTGGCGAGGCCCAATGCTTGGGAAAGTGTTAGACCAATTTTTCCGTGATGTCGAGTGGGGCGAACTAGATTACCTTCTATTAGACTTACCACCAGGCACAGGGGACGTAGCGTTGGACATTCACCAAATGCTACCGTCTTCAAAGGAAATTGTTGTGACAACACCACATCCAACAGCGGCGTTCGTTGCGGCTCGTGCAGGTGCGATGGCACTACAAACAAACCATGAAATTCTAGGTGTTGTAGAGAACATGGCATGGTACGAATCAAGAACAGGTGAGCGAGAGTATGTGTTCGGTCAAGGAGGCGGTCCAAAGCTCGTGGAGGAATTACGTACAGAGCTTCTTGGCCAAATTCCTCTTGGGCAACCAGACTGGACGGATGCAGATTTCGCACCGTCTGTATACGCGACGGATCACCCAACAGGTAAACTTTATTTAGAGATGGCTGAGAAAGTCATTGGCAAACTAACGAACTAA
- a CDS encoding N-acetylmuramoyl-L-alanine amidase translates to MKRWLALLMIMFCSMMVVVYETSASDKRFFLPEPLGGVKIVLDAGHGGMDGGASKGDVIEKEITLAITHRVARQLTRLGAEVVLTRSKDGDVLSEHAPNEQFPTNRERKKQDIFLRESLVASHEPDLFITIHANAIPNSKWRGAQVFYHKEGHADSEALAKAVQLSIREEMQNTDREALSIKQIYLLKKVEAPAILVETGFISNDEERELLITPSYQEKMAYAITRGIENYFDLQFE, encoded by the coding sequence ATGAAACGTTGGCTCGCGCTATTGATGATTATGTTTTGTTCGATGATGGTCGTAGTATATGAAACAAGTGCATCGGACAAGCGATTCTTCTTACCAGAGCCTTTAGGTGGCGTCAAAATTGTGCTCGATGCAGGTCACGGCGGAATGGATGGTGGTGCCTCTAAAGGGGATGTCATTGAAAAGGAAATTACATTAGCGATTACCCATAGAGTTGCGCGGCAATTAACGCGCCTCGGTGCGGAAGTTGTTCTTACACGTTCAAAAGATGGCGATGTGCTATCAGAGCATGCACCGAATGAGCAGTTTCCGACTAATCGCGAACGAAAAAAACAGGATATTTTCTTGCGTGAATCATTGGTTGCTTCACATGAGCCAGACCTTTTTATAACGATCCATGCGAATGCCATTCCAAACAGCAAGTGGCGAGGGGCTCAAGTGTTTTATCATAAAGAGGGTCATGCCGATAGCGAGGCACTTGCAAAGGCGGTACAACTTTCCATTCGTGAAGAAATGCAAAACACGGACCGTGAAGCGTTATCGATTAAACAGATTTATTTATTAAAGAAAGTAGAAGCACCGGCGATTCTTGTTGAAACAGGTTTTATTAGTAATGACGAGGAACGAGAGCTACTCATAACGCCAAGCTATCAAGAGAAGATGGCGTATGCGATTACGCGCGGCATCGAGAACTATTTCGATCTACAATTTGAATAA
- a CDS encoding KinB-signaling pathway activation protein has protein sequence MTIRNWVKFFFVAMIIGGGVTGVVGIIVRWDFFQPYLVAGEFGEFLAAFAWMILLGFTMSVIAQAGFFAYLTLHQVGMNIFRTLTLWNWVQMLLILIVLIDLVVFRFAPGAESAGDWLFYIGLLLFLIGAAIATGIKKIKMTQKPHVLVPTIFFMIVVTSLEWIIALMGRQGNIDTYVALLLFPIVAVNAFQVLMLPKFNAKSEQDRKKLEVRRKARKEAEKQKQANA, from the coding sequence GTGACGATAAGAAACTGGGTTAAATTTTTCTTTGTGGCAATGATAATCGGTGGTGGTGTCACAGGTGTGGTAGGTATCATCGTTCGTTGGGATTTCTTCCAACCATATTTAGTAGCTGGTGAGTTTGGCGAGTTCCTTGCTGCATTTGCTTGGATGATTCTTTTAGGGTTTACAATGAGCGTAATCGCACAAGCAGGCTTTTTTGCCTATTTAACATTACATCAAGTAGGTATGAATATTTTTCGCACGCTGACACTTTGGAACTGGGTTCAAATGTTATTAATTCTCATCGTACTGATCGACTTAGTGGTGTTCCGTTTTGCACCAGGCGCTGAGTCAGCAGGGGATTGGTTATTTTATATTGGGTTACTTCTATTCTTAATTGGTGCAGCTATTGCGACTGGGATTAAAAAAATTAAAATGACGCAAAAGCCACATGTATTAGTACCGACAATATTCTTTATGATTGTTGTGACATCACTTGAATGGATTATTGCATTAATGGGACGTCAAGGGAATATTGATACGTATGTAGCGCTATTACTATTCCCGATTGTTGCAGTGAATGCCTTCCAAGTATTAATGCTCCCAAAATTCAATGCAAAATCAGAACAAGACCGTAAAAAACTTGAAGTGCGTCGCAAAGCGCGTAAAGAAGCGGAGAAGCAAAAGCAAGCAAATGCATAA
- a CDS encoding MBL fold metallo-hydrolase produces the protein MEIEQLKRQAVTSWHEGRMQEAISSFAILYDERDFLDFDTLKILSLFYYEQKSMEHAQICSKAALNKKTDEQLALIFLATMQGIETEIHELHYLLSMPDIMSEFTVTTQIAQRYQQLGLAEESYYLALETLEKIEVTYRIQQLYEEHYVTLLFLLINLEMAEKKLNQARFHLRKLLYAKNRLTEYAEPLVHYAILLDLVDPLIDRSDYDVICEVVSPTYLPYLSFFELRREQQTSLDIQLQLEQQLVEHPHLQAKGIAIAEMIRRFSGKGINRERIAALYAEFPEDFFISKMYSLTEPDLSESFWHKFLHDHTDLEDAVRWYWRYHQKKKQPKNLENCHITFLGGGEKIGGTSILLSINGHHVLLDAGMFLNEEQPLTNFSVLAEHGLTFEDLDAVIVSHAHVDHTGSLPYIYKQSPKTPMYMTDQTAKLLHILLSDSVKHAQPNLQYEQQHVDGVFTFARRHSYNKMFEIPAGDTNWQVTFYEAGHILGAASVHVQLGDISILFTGDFSVDAQRSCGKFTLPVNLYADIVITESTYGYTPVNARVNRLAQEKQLLSHLQQVTEQNGCFIIPVFAVGRAQEVLFLLKEAYKDEAFYPFNVIVDGKVIDVCHVYEQYAEEPMHLLDDVLIGKEMHGFKGEMSFDEFMSFYVHNRPSCIIASSGMLNEGSASARYAERLIEGPQNTIAFTGYVGSESPGYQLLQKRHETGQVITLNNQQKQINAAITSYRLSAHVSREDLFDVLLQLQPQQIFLMHGEHEKRYQPLHTTASGRTIYPSVVELLQWTDLQVICAKNGTHYELK, from the coding sequence ATGGAGATTGAACAACTAAAAAGGCAGGCAGTTACTTCGTGGCATGAAGGGCGAATGCAGGAGGCGATTTCGTCGTTTGCGATTTTGTATGATGAGCGCGATTTTCTGGACTTCGATACGCTAAAAATCTTGTCTTTGTTTTACTATGAGCAAAAGTCAATGGAGCATGCTCAAATATGTAGTAAAGCAGCATTAAATAAAAAAACTGATGAGCAATTGGCATTAATTTTTTTAGCAACGATGCAAGGAATAGAAACAGAAATCCATGAGTTACATTATTTACTGTCAATGCCTGATATTATGTCGGAGTTTACTGTAACTACTCAAATTGCTCAACGCTATCAACAATTAGGGTTGGCTGAGGAGAGTTACTATTTAGCGCTTGAAACGTTAGAGAAAATTGAAGTGACCTATCGTATACAGCAGTTATATGAAGAGCACTATGTCACATTACTATTTTTACTTATAAATTTAGAAATGGCCGAAAAAAAATTAAATCAAGCGCGTTTTCATTTACGCAAATTACTATACGCGAAAAATAGATTAACGGAATATGCGGAACCACTTGTGCATTATGCAATTTTATTAGATTTAGTGGATCCTTTAATTGATCGTTCAGATTATGACGTAATTTGTGAGGTTGTTTCGCCCACGTATTTACCCTACTTAAGTTTCTTTGAGCTGCGACGAGAGCAACAGACGTCATTAGATATTCAATTGCAACTGGAGCAACAATTAGTAGAACATCCACATTTACAGGCAAAGGGGATCGCCATTGCAGAAATGATTCGCCGTTTTTCAGGAAAGGGTATAAACCGAGAAAGAATTGCCGCTTTGTATGCCGAATTTCCAGAAGATTTTTTCATTTCAAAAATGTATAGCTTAACTGAGCCAGATTTGTCGGAGTCGTTTTGGCATAAATTTTTGCATGATCATACGGATTTAGAGGATGCCGTTCGTTGGTATTGGCGTTATCACCAGAAAAAGAAACAGCCTAAAAACCTTGAAAATTGCCACATTACATTTTTAGGTGGTGGAGAAAAGATTGGTGGCACATCGATTTTACTTTCGATTAATGGGCACCACGTTTTACTCGATGCCGGTATGTTTTTAAATGAAGAGCAACCACTTACGAATTTTTCTGTACTAGCAGAACATGGGCTGACATTTGAGGATTTAGATGCAGTCATTGTATCGCACGCACATGTCGATCATACAGGTTCCTTGCCGTATATTTATAAGCAGTCGCCAAAAACCCCTATGTATATGACGGATCAAACAGCAAAGCTTCTGCATATTTTGCTTTCGGATAGTGTAAAGCATGCGCAGCCGAATTTACAGTATGAGCAACAGCATGTAGATGGTGTCTTTACCTTTGCACGTCGTCATAGCTATAACAAAATGTTTGAAATTCCTGCTGGAGATACGAATTGGCAAGTGACGTTCTATGAGGCTGGACATATTTTAGGGGCGGCAAGTGTACATGTGCAGCTTGGAGACATTAGCATTTTATTTACGGGTGATTTCTCAGTTGACGCCCAACGAAGCTGTGGGAAATTTACGTTACCAGTTAATTTATACGCGGATATTGTTATTACAGAATCTACGTATGGCTATACACCAGTAAATGCGCGCGTAAACCGTCTGGCACAAGAAAAACAGCTACTCAGTCATTTACAACAGGTGACGGAGCAAAATGGTTGTTTTATCATTCCGGTATTTGCGGTAGGTCGTGCGCAGGAAGTGCTATTTTTATTAAAAGAGGCGTATAAGGATGAAGCATTTTATCCGTTTAATGTCATTGTCGATGGCAAAGTGATTGATGTGTGCCACGTATATGAGCAATATGCGGAGGAACCAATGCATTTATTAGATGATGTCCTTATTGGAAAGGAAATGCATGGCTTTAAGGGTGAGATGTCTTTTGATGAGTTTATGTCCTTTTATGTGCACAACCGTCCGTCTTGTATTATTGCTAGCTCCGGCATGTTAAACGAAGGGAGTGCCTCTGCACGTTATGCTGAACGATTAATTGAGGGGCCGCAAAATACGATTGCTTTTACTGGCTATGTCGGTAGCGAAAGCCCAGGTTATCAGTTATTGCAAAAACGTCATGAAACGGGCCAAGTAATCACATTAAATAACCAACAGAAGCAGATCAATGCAGCAATAACATCTTATCGTTTATCTGCCCATGTAAGTCGAGAAGATTTATTTGATGTGTTATTACAACTACAGCCACAGCAAATTTTCCTAATGCATGGTGAGCATGAAAAACGCTACCAGCCACTCCATACAACCGCTTCAGGAAGAACGATTTACCCTTCCGTTGTAGAGTTATTACAGTGGACTGATTTACAAGTGATTTGCGCAAAAAATGGAACACATTATGAACTAAAGTAG